The Pseudomonas parafulva genome window below encodes:
- the serC gene encoding 3-phosphoserine/phosphohydroxythreonine transaminase, producing the protein MSKRAFNFCAGPAALPDAVLQRAQAEMLDWHGKGLSVMEMSHRSDEYVAIAEKAEQDLRELLSIPSNYKVLFLQGGASQQFAEIPLNLLPENGTADYIETGIWSKKAIEEGRRFGTINVAASAKPYDYLAIPGQNEWQLTANAAYVHYASNETIGGLQFDWVPQTGDVPLVVDMSSDILSRPIDVSQFGLIYAGAQKNIGPSGLVVVIVREDLLGRARSSCPTMLDYKISADNGSMYNTPATYSWYLSGLVFEWLKEQGGVEAMEQRNRAKKDRLYGFIDASEFYTNPISHNARSWMNVPFRLADERLDKAFLAGADARGLLNLKGHRSVGGMRASIYNALGLEAVEALVQYMAEFEKEHA; encoded by the coding sequence GTGAGCAAACGAGCCTTCAACTTCTGCGCAGGCCCTGCCGCGCTTCCCGACGCTGTCCTGCAGCGCGCCCAGGCCGAGATGCTGGATTGGCATGGCAAAGGCTTGTCGGTGATGGAGATGAGCCATCGCAGCGACGAATACGTCGCGATCGCCGAAAAGGCCGAGCAGGATCTGCGCGAACTGTTGTCCATCCCCTCGAACTACAAAGTGCTGTTCCTGCAGGGCGGTGCCAGCCAGCAGTTCGCCGAGATCCCGTTGAACCTGCTGCCGGAGAACGGCACCGCCGACTACATCGAGACCGGTATCTGGTCGAAGAAAGCCATCGAGGAAGGTCGCCGCTTTGGCACCATCAACGTGGCCGCCAGCGCCAAGCCTTACGATTACCTGGCCATTCCCGGGCAAAACGAGTGGCAATTGACCGCTAATGCTGCCTACGTCCACTACGCATCCAATGAAACCATCGGCGGACTGCAGTTCGACTGGGTGCCGCAGACGGGCGACGTACCGCTGGTGGTGGACATGTCTTCCGACATTCTCTCCCGGCCTATCGATGTGTCCCAGTTCGGACTTATCTATGCGGGCGCACAGAAGAACATCGGCCCGAGTGGTCTGGTGGTGGTGATCGTGCGAGAGGACCTGCTGGGTCGCGCCCGCAGCAGTTGCCCGACCATGCTCGACTACAAGATTTCGGCCGATAACGGTTCGATGTACAACACGCCGGCTACTTATTCCTGGTACCTGTCGGGCCTGGTCTTCGAGTGGCTCAAGGAGCAGGGCGGTGTCGAGGCCATGGAGCAGCGCAATCGGGCCAAGAAAGACCGCTTGTATGGCTTCATCGATGCCAGCGAGTTCTACACCAACCCCATCAGCCACAATGCCCGCTCGTGGATGAACGTGCCGTTCCGCCTGGCTGACGAGCGCCTGGACAAAGCCTTCTTGGCCGGCGCCGATGCACGCGGTCTGCTCAACCTCAAAGGGCACCGTTCGGTTGGCGGCATGCGCGCTTCCATCTACAACGCCTTGGGTCTGGAGGCTGTCGAGGCCCTGGTGCAGTACATGGCTGAATTCGAGAAGGAGCACGCCTGA
- the pheA gene encoding prephenate dehydratase: MVEQELKALRVRIDSLDEKILELISERARCAQEVAKVKTASLAEGEKPVFYRPEREAAVLKRVMERNRGPLGNEEMARLFREIMSSCLALEEPLKVAYLGPEGTFTQAAAMKHFGHAVVSRPMAAIDEVFREVAAGAVNFGVVPVENSTEGAVSHTLDSFLEHDMVICGEVELRIHHHLLVGENTKTGSITRIYSHAQSLAQCRKWLDAHYPNVERVAVSSNAEAAKRVKGEWNSAAIAGDMAANLYGLTRLAEKIEDRPDNSTRFLMIGSQEVPPTGDDKTSIIVSMSNKPGALHELLVPFHDNGIDLTRIETRPSRSGKWTYVFFIDFVGHHRDPLIKAVLEQISQEAVALKVLGSYPKAVL; the protein is encoded by the coding sequence ATGGTCGAGCAGGAACTCAAGGCGCTGCGCGTACGCATCGACAGCCTCGACGAGAAGATCCTCGAGCTGATCAGCGAGCGCGCCCGCTGCGCCCAGGAAGTGGCCAAGGTCAAGACCGCCTCGCTCGCCGAAGGCGAGAAGCCGGTGTTCTACCGTCCTGAGCGTGAGGCTGCGGTGCTCAAGCGCGTGATGGAGCGCAACAGAGGACCACTGGGCAACGAGGAGATGGCGCGACTGTTCCGCGAAATCATGTCCTCCTGCCTGGCCTTGGAAGAGCCGCTGAAAGTGGCTTACCTCGGCCCTGAAGGTACTTTTACGCAAGCGGCGGCCATGAAGCATTTCGGCCACGCGGTCGTGAGTCGCCCCATGGCGGCCATCGACGAGGTGTTTCGAGAGGTGGCGGCCGGTGCCGTCAACTTCGGCGTGGTGCCCGTGGAAAACTCGACGGAGGGTGCGGTCAGCCATACCCTGGACAGTTTCCTCGAGCATGACATGGTGATCTGCGGTGAGGTGGAGCTGCGTATCCACCATCACCTGCTGGTGGGGGAGAACACTAAGACCGGCAGCATCACGCGCATCTACTCCCATGCGCAGTCGCTCGCTCAATGCCGCAAATGGTTGGACGCCCACTACCCGAACGTCGAGCGCGTGGCGGTCTCCAGCAATGCTGAGGCGGCCAAGCGCGTGAAGGGCGAATGGAATTCGGCGGCGATCGCCGGTGACATGGCAGCCAATCTCTACGGGCTGACCCGACTGGCTGAGAAAATCGAAGACCGTCCGGACAACTCCACGCGTTTTCTGATGATCGGCAGCCAGGAAGTGCCGCCGACTGGGGACGACAAGACCTCGATCATCGTCTCCATGAGCAACAAACCCGGTGCGCTGCACGAGTTGTTGGTGCCGTTCCACGATAACGGGATCGACCTGACCCGCATTGAGACGCGGCCTTCGCGCAGTGGCAAGTGGACCTACGTGTTCTTCATCGACTTCGTCGGCCACCATCGTGACCCATTGATCAAGGCCGTGCTGGAGCAGATCAGCCAGGAAGCGGTAGCGCTCAAGGTGCTTGGGTCTTATCCGAAGGCGGTGCTTTGA
- the ihfB gene encoding integration host factor subunit beta — protein sequence MTKSELIERIVTHQGLLSSKDVELAIKTMLEQMSQCLATGDRIEIRGFGSFSLHYRAPRVGRNPKTGQSVELEGKFVPHFKPGKELRDRVNEEDSMHS from the coding sequence ATGACGAAGTCCGAGCTGATCGAACGTATAGTCACCCATCAGGGGCTGCTCTCGTCCAAGGACGTGGAGTTGGCCATCAAGACCATGCTCGAGCAGATGTCACAATGTCTGGCAACGGGCGATCGCATCGAGATTCGTGGCTTCGGGAGTTTTTCTCTCCACTATCGGGCGCCACGCGTGGGACGAAATCCCAAGACTGGGCAGTCGGTGGAGCTCGAAGGTAAGTTCGTGCCGCACTTCAAGCCAGGCAAAGAGCTGCGTGATCGGGTCAATGAAGAAGATTCGATGCATTCTTAG
- a CDS encoding LPS O-antigen chain length determinant protein WzzB, which translates to MRNESELPGGDEIDLVELAQGVWRQKLWVAIVAVPIIVLALAYVLLASPVYEAKLYIRAPTQDEIAQLNFGRGESTGLRPLSAKDVYSIYLSALQSEAVRDKFFRKTYLPTLTQREREGSRDALYAEFNTKLVIAQAGSDMPDRYVITAGVEDPRLAAIWVSTYAEMAAERAKNELLSGTRSDISIMADNLEQQIRASRASASNQRSDQIAQLKEALRIAHSIGLEKPPLISNTLSNEVSAGMGGALVYMRGSKALEAEIANLESRASNDPYIPGLRERQEKLSFLRKLKIDPSLVAMYQQDGAVSPPDKPVKPRKAIIMLIATLLGVGLGACVAVGRDLWVRRKFRAG; encoded by the coding sequence ATGCGCAATGAAAGCGAGCTTCCTGGTGGTGATGAGATTGATCTGGTTGAGCTTGCGCAGGGCGTGTGGCGGCAAAAACTCTGGGTCGCAATTGTCGCGGTCCCTATCATTGTCTTAGCACTGGCTTACGTGCTGCTTGCCTCTCCAGTCTATGAAGCGAAGCTGTATATTCGTGCCCCAACACAGGACGAAATTGCACAGCTCAACTTTGGGCGTGGGGAGAGCACAGGGCTTCGACCCTTGAGTGCGAAAGACGTGTATAGCATTTATCTGAGCGCCCTGCAGTCTGAGGCTGTGCGCGATAAGTTCTTCCGTAAGACGTATTTGCCGACCCTGACCCAGCGCGAGCGTGAAGGATCTCGGGATGCATTGTATGCCGAGTTCAACACCAAGCTTGTAATCGCGCAAGCGGGCAGCGATATGCCGGATCGCTACGTGATCACTGCCGGTGTCGAAGATCCGCGGTTGGCTGCTATATGGGTGTCGACCTACGCCGAGATGGCCGCAGAAAGGGCAAAAAACGAGTTGCTCAGCGGAACGCGCAGCGATATTTCGATCATGGCCGATAACCTCGAGCAGCAAATTCGTGCTTCGCGTGCCAGTGCGAGTAATCAGCGCTCCGACCAAATCGCCCAGCTCAAGGAGGCATTGCGTATCGCGCATTCGATAGGTCTGGAAAAACCGCCGTTGATATCCAATACGCTATCCAACGAGGTCTCGGCTGGGATGGGCGGCGCTCTTGTATACATGCGCGGTAGCAAGGCCCTAGAGGCAGAGATTGCCAATCTGGAGTCACGGGCTTCCAACGACCCCTATATTCCTGGTTTGCGCGAGCGGCAAGAAAAACTCAGTTTTCTACGCAAGCTGAAGATAGACCCTTCCCTGGTTGCCATGTACCAGCAGGATGGCGCGGTATCGCCGCCGGATAAACCTGTGAAGCCGCGCAAGGCCATTATCATGTTGATCGCGACTCTGCTGGGTGTTGGCCTCGGTGCTTGCGTGGCGGTAGGCCGTGATCTGTGGGTGAGGCGCAAATTTCGGGCTGGCTGA
- a CDS encoding LapA family protein, which translates to MRSLKRALLVSLVVVLVALVLFFVLENQQMVSLVLFGWAAPSMPVAVPVIGALVVGMAIGPFLTIFSTRLRKREARHSARQVPLKVDRKNPTGVPEASS; encoded by the coding sequence ATGCGTAGTCTCAAGCGTGCCTTGTTGGTATCTCTGGTCGTTGTATTGGTCGCATTGGTGCTGTTCTTCGTGCTGGAGAATCAGCAGATGGTCTCATTGGTGCTATTTGGCTGGGCAGCGCCCTCCATGCCTGTTGCCGTGCCTGTGATTGGTGCGCTTGTTGTGGGTATGGCTATAGGGCCTTTTCTGACGATCTTCTCAACTCGCCTCCGTAAGCGGGAAGCAAGGCACTCCGCTCGACAGGTCCCACTCAAGGTTGATCGGAAAAATCCTACTGGCGTGCCCGAAGCTTCTTCGTAG
- the cmk gene encoding (d)CMP kinase yields the protein MNSLAPVITIDGPSGSGKGTVAGLLARELSWRLLDSGALYRLLAFNATNHGVDLTNEELLKALAAHLDVQFIAAEPGKLQQIILEGEDVSHVIRTETVGAGASMVASLPAVREALLQRQRAFREAPGLIADGRDMGTVVFPDAPLKVFLTASAEERARRRYLQLKGKGEDVSLSSLLDEIRARDERDTQRAVAPLKPAADAIQLDSTELSIEQVLQRIRSEIALRDLL from the coding sequence GTGAATTCGCTGGCGCCGGTCATCACCATTGATGGACCCAGCGGCTCCGGCAAGGGTACCGTGGCTGGACTGCTGGCGCGTGAGCTGAGCTGGCGACTGCTCGATTCCGGGGCGCTGTATCGGTTGCTGGCATTCAACGCGACCAACCATGGCGTCGACCTGACCAACGAAGAACTGCTCAAGGCCTTGGCGGCTCACCTGGACGTGCAGTTCATCGCGGCGGAGCCCGGCAAGCTGCAGCAAATCATTCTCGAAGGCGAGGATGTCAGCCATGTCATCCGTACCGAGACGGTCGGGGCGGGTGCCTCCATGGTTGCCTCACTGCCGGCCGTTCGCGAAGCGCTGCTGCAGCGCCAACGTGCCTTCCGCGAAGCGCCGGGGTTGATTGCCGACGGTCGCGACATGGGCACCGTGGTATTTCCAGACGCACCGCTGAAAGTCTTCCTTACGGCCAGTGCCGAGGAACGAGCGCGTCGCCGTTACCTGCAGTTGAAGGGCAAGGGTGAAGATGTTAGTCTGTCAAGTCTGCTAGATGAGATTCGTGCGCGCGATGAGCGCGACACCCAACGCGCAGTGGCCCCGCTCAAGCCGGCGGCCGATGCCATCCAGTTGGACTCCACCGAATTGTCCATCGAGCAGGTGCTGCAACGGATCAGAAGCGAGATCGCCCTGCGCGATCTGCTCTGA
- the rpsA gene encoding 30S ribosomal protein S1, with product MSESFAELFEESLKTLNLQPGAIITGIVVDIDGDWVTVHAGLKSEGVIPLEQFYNEAGELTIKVGDEVHVALDAVEDGFGETKLSREKAKRAECWIVLEAAFAAEEVVKGVINGKVKGGFTVDVNGIRAFLPGSLVDVRPVRDTTHLEGKELEFKVIKLDQKRNNVVVSRRSVLEAENSAEREALLETLQEGQQVKGIVKNLTDYGAFVDLGGIDGLLHITDMAWKRIKHPSEIVNVGDEVDVRVLKFDRERNRVSLGLKQMGEDPWVAITARYPEGTRVQARVTNLTDYGCFAELEEGVEGLVHVSEMDWTNKNIHPSKVVQVGDEVEVMVLDIDEERRRISLGIKQCKSNPWEDFSGQFNKGDKITGTIKSITDFGIFIGLDGGIDGLVHLSDISWNETGEEAVRRFKKGDELETVILSVDPERERISLGIKQLEDDPFSNFVAVNDKGAIVKGVVKEVDAKGAIVTLADDIEATLKASEISRDRVEDARNVLKEGEEIEAKIISVDRKSRVISLSIKSKDDAEEREAIQSLKNTAPEAAADTTMAALLREAMAKQN from the coding sequence ATGAGCGAAAGCTTTGCAGAACTCTTTGAAGAAAGCCTGAAAACCCTCAATCTTCAGCCGGGTGCCATCATCACCGGTATCGTTGTCGACATCGACGGCGACTGGGTTACCGTACATGCCGGTCTGAAATCCGAGGGCGTCATCCCGCTCGAGCAGTTCTACAACGAAGCTGGCGAGCTGACCATCAAGGTCGGTGACGAAGTGCACGTTGCGCTGGACGCGGTCGAAGACGGCTTTGGCGAAACCAAGCTGTCCCGTGAAAAAGCCAAGCGCGCTGAGTGCTGGATTGTTCTGGAAGCAGCTTTCGCCGCCGAAGAAGTGGTCAAGGGCGTTATCAACGGTAAGGTTAAAGGCGGCTTCACTGTCGACGTTAACGGCATCCGTGCGTTCCTGCCGGGCTCCCTGGTTGATGTCCGCCCAGTGCGCGACACCACCCACCTGGAAGGCAAAGAGCTGGAATTCAAGGTCATCAAGCTGGACCAGAAGCGCAACAACGTTGTCGTTTCGCGTCGCAGCGTGCTGGAAGCCGAGAACTCCGCCGAGCGCGAAGCCCTGCTGGAAACCCTGCAGGAAGGCCAGCAGGTCAAAGGTATCGTCAAGAACCTCACCGACTACGGCGCATTCGTGGACCTGGGTGGCATCGACGGCCTGCTGCACATCACCGACATGGCGTGGAAGCGCATCAAGCACCCATCGGAAATCGTTAACGTTGGCGACGAAGTCGACGTGCGCGTTCTGAAGTTCGACCGTGAGCGTAACCGCGTTTCGCTGGGTCTGAAGCAAATGGGCGAAGATCCGTGGGTCGCTATCACTGCCCGTTACCCAGAAGGTACTCGCGTGCAAGCGCGCGTCACCAACCTGACCGACTACGGCTGCTTCGCTGAGCTGGAAGAAGGTGTTGAAGGTCTGGTACACGTTTCCGAAATGGACTGGACCAACAAGAACATCCACCCGTCGAAAGTCGTTCAGGTTGGCGACGAAGTGGAAGTCATGGTTCTGGACATCGACGAAGAGCGTCGTCGTATTTCCCTGGGTATCAAGCAGTGCAAATCCAACCCATGGGAAGACTTCTCCGGCCAGTTCAACAAGGGTGACAAGATCACCGGTACCATCAAGTCGATCACCGACTTCGGTATCTTCATTGGTCTGGACGGCGGCATCGACGGTCTGGTTCACCTGTCCGACATCTCCTGGAACGAAACCGGCGAAGAAGCCGTACGTCGTTTCAAGAAGGGCGACGAACTGGAAACCGTCATCCTGTCGGTTGACCCAGAGCGCGAGCGCATCTCCCTGGGTATCAAGCAGCTGGAAGACGATCCGTTCTCCAACTTCGTTGCTGTCAACGACAAGGGTGCAATCGTTAAGGGCGTCGTGAAGGAAGTTGACGCCAAAGGCGCCATCGTCACCCTGGCCGATGACATCGAAGCGACTCTGAAGGCTTCCGAAATCAGCCGTGACCGCGTTGAAGATGCGCGTAACGTGCTGAAGGAAGGCGAAGAGATCGAAGCCAAGATCATCAGCGTTGACCGCAAGTCCCGCGTCATCAGCCTGTCCATCAAATCGAAGGACGATGCTGAAGAGCGCGAAGCTATCCAGAGCCTGAAAAACACCGCTCCGGAAGCTGCTGCCGATACCACCATGGCTGCGCTGCTGCGCGAAGCAATGGCCAAGCAGAACTGA
- a CDS encoding bifunctional prephenate dehydrogenase/3-phosphoshikimate 1-carboxyvinyltransferase: protein MVDRLVVVGLGLIGGSFAKGLRESGLCREVVGVDLDAESCRQAVALGVVDRCEDDLATACVGADVIQLAVPILAMEKLLARLAVLELGGAVITDVGSAKGNVVRAARAVLGERLPRFVPGHPIAGSEQSGVEASNAMLFRRHKVILTPLGETDGAALALVDRLWRALDADVEHMPVERHDEVLAATSHLPHLLAFGLVDSLAKRNENLDIFRYAAGGFRDFTRIAGSDPIMWHDIFLANREAVLRTLDTFRSDLDALRDAVDAGDGHQLLGVFTRARVAREHFSKILARRAYVDAMNANDLIFLAQPGGRLSGRIRVPGDKSISHRSIMLGSLAEGTTEVEGFLEGEDALATLQAFRDMGVVIEGPHHGRVTIHGVGLQGLKPPPGPIYLGNSGTSMRLLSGLLAGQSFDVTMTGDASLSKRPMNRVANPLREMGAVVETGPEGRPPLTIRGGQKLKALNYTLPMASAQVKSCLLLAGLYAEGTTTVTEPAPTRDHTERMLRGFGYSVHSDGPVASLQAGGTLKATRIEVPGDISSSAFFLVAASIAEGSELVLEHVGINPTRTGVIDILRLMGGDITLENQREVGGEPVADLRVRGAKLKGIDIPEALVPLAIDEFPVLFVAAACAEGRTVLRGAEELRVKESDRIQVMADGLQTLGVTCEPTPDGIIIDGGPIGGGEVHGHGDHRIAMAFSVASLRASAPIRIHDCANVATSFPNFLALCAEVGIRVAQEAQS, encoded by the coding sequence ATCGTCGATCGTCTGGTCGTCGTCGGTCTCGGCCTGATCGGTGGTTCTTTCGCCAAGGGCTTGCGTGAAAGCGGCCTGTGCCGCGAAGTGGTCGGCGTCGATCTGGATGCCGAGTCGTGCAGGCAGGCGGTGGCGCTCGGCGTGGTCGATCGTTGCGAAGACGATCTGGCCACCGCGTGCGTCGGTGCCGATGTGATCCAGCTTGCTGTTCCGATTCTCGCCATGGAGAAGCTTCTTGCGCGCTTGGCTGTGCTGGAGCTTGGGGGGGCTGTAATTACCGATGTCGGCAGCGCCAAGGGCAATGTGGTGCGCGCTGCGCGGGCTGTGCTCGGCGAGCGTCTTCCTCGGTTCGTACCGGGCCACCCGATCGCGGGTTCCGAGCAGAGCGGTGTGGAGGCATCCAACGCGATGCTGTTCCGTCGGCACAAGGTCATCCTCACGCCGCTTGGCGAAACCGATGGCGCCGCCTTGGCATTGGTCGATCGGTTGTGGCGTGCGCTGGACGCTGACGTGGAACACATGCCGGTCGAGCGCCACGACGAAGTGCTGGCCGCCACCAGTCACTTGCCGCACCTGCTGGCTTTCGGTCTGGTGGACTCGCTGGCCAAACGCAATGAAAACCTCGATATCTTCCGGTACGCTGCCGGGGGCTTCCGCGATTTCACGAGAATCGCCGGCAGCGACCCGATCATGTGGCACGACATCTTCCTCGCCAACCGCGAGGCTGTCCTGCGCACGCTGGATACATTTCGCAGCGACCTCGACGCCTTGCGCGACGCGGTCGATGCAGGAGACGGGCACCAACTGCTGGGTGTGTTCACCCGTGCTCGGGTCGCCCGTGAGCATTTCAGTAAAATCCTGGCCCGCCGGGCCTATGTGGACGCTATGAACGCCAACGACCTGATTTTCCTGGCCCAACCTGGTGGCCGCCTGTCCGGACGGATTCGCGTACCGGGCGACAAATCCATCTCCCATCGCTCGATCATGCTGGGCTCCCTGGCCGAGGGCACCACTGAGGTCGAGGGCTTCCTCGAGGGCGAGGATGCTCTGGCAACCCTCCAGGCCTTCCGTGACATGGGTGTGGTCATCGAAGGTCCGCACCACGGCCGCGTGACCATTCACGGTGTCGGCCTGCAGGGGCTCAAGCCGCCGCCCGGTCCGATCTACCTGGGCAACTCGGGCACCTCGATGCGCCTGCTCTCCGGGCTGTTGGCTGGACAGTCATTCGACGTGACCATGACCGGCGATGCCTCGCTGTCCAAGCGCCCCATGAACCGCGTCGCCAATCCGCTGCGGGAAATGGGGGCTGTGGTCGAGACGGGGCCTGAGGGACGTCCACCGCTGACCATTCGTGGTGGCCAGAAACTGAAGGCGCTGAACTACACGTTGCCGATGGCCAGCGCCCAAGTGAAGTCGTGCCTGTTGCTGGCTGGCCTGTACGCCGAAGGCACCACCACCGTCACCGAGCCCGCGCCAACCCGTGATCATACCGAGCGGATGCTGCGGGGCTTCGGTTATTCGGTGCACAGCGATGGTCCGGTAGCTTCGCTGCAAGCAGGCGGCACGCTGAAAGCCACTCGCATCGAAGTGCCCGGCGATATTTCGTCATCGGCCTTCTTCCTGGTGGCGGCATCCATTGCCGAAGGTTCTGAGTTGGTGCTGGAGCATGTCGGCATCAACCCGACCCGAACCGGCGTGATCGATATCCTGCGCCTGATGGGCGGCGACATCACTCTGGAAAACCAGCGTGAAGTTGGTGGCGAGCCGGTCGCTGACCTGCGCGTGCGCGGCGCGAAGCTCAAGGGCATCGACATTCCAGAGGCGCTGGTGCCGCTGGCCATCGACGAGTTCCCGGTGCTGTTCGTCGCCGCGGCCTGTGCCGAAGGGCGTACCGTGCTGCGCGGCGCCGAAGAACTGCGGGTCAAGGAGTCCGACCGTATCCAGGTCATGGCCGATGGCTTGCAGACGCTGGGCGTCACGTGCGAGCCCACGCCGGATGGCATCATCATCGATGGCGGACCGATCGGTGGCGGCGAAGTCCATGGTCACGGTGATCACCGTATCGCCATGGCCTTCAGCGTCGCTTCACTGCGGGCCAGCGCGCCAATCCGCATTCATGACTGCGCCAACGTCGCCACATCGTTCCCGAACTTCCTGGCGCTGTGTGCCGAAGTGGGTATCCGCGTGGCACAAGAGGCGCAGTCGTGA